A DNA window from Rhodococcus sp. Z13 contains the following coding sequences:
- a CDS encoding IclR family transcriptional regulator, which yields MNSVLTALRVFEEVATTQPVGLSELSKRLDVPKSTVQRCLKTLAEAGWIRPSTANAGQWVITGRAFSLGSAMSSGDDLREVALPELNRLQAETGETVHLAVPDGNELVLIERLDSAHQLRAFLALGTRLPLHAASTGKAYLASLPDAEIERFLATGLPSLTEHTVTDPATLRAEIAEIRTRGYAVTDQGLHEGIAAVAVALRGRGGTVRGCFSVSGPASRITPDLFPVYGEKALAARDTIERFLS from the coding sequence ATGAACAGCGTTCTCACCGCACTCCGCGTGTTCGAGGAGGTCGCGACCACGCAACCGGTCGGGCTCTCGGAGTTGAGCAAACGTCTCGACGTCCCCAAGAGCACCGTGCAGCGGTGCCTCAAGACCCTCGCCGAGGCCGGCTGGATACGCCCCTCGACGGCGAATGCCGGACAGTGGGTCATCACCGGCCGCGCGTTCAGCCTGGGCAGCGCGATGTCCTCCGGCGACGACCTGCGCGAGGTCGCACTCCCCGAATTGAACCGCCTACAGGCCGAGACCGGCGAGACCGTGCACCTCGCCGTCCCGGACGGCAACGAACTGGTGCTGATCGAACGGCTCGACAGCGCCCATCAACTGCGCGCATTCCTCGCCCTGGGCACTCGGCTCCCCCTGCACGCCGCATCCACCGGCAAGGCCTATCTCGCCTCCCTGCCCGACGCCGAGATCGAGAGGTTCCTCGCCACCGGACTCCCCTCGCTGACCGAGCACACCGTCACCGATCCCGCCACGCTGCGCGCCGAGATCGCCGAGATCCGCACCCGCGGATACGCCGTGACCGACCAGGGACTGCACGAGGGGATCGCCGCCGTCGCGGTCGCGCTGCGCGGGCGCGGCGGCACCGTGCGCGGCTGCTTCAGCGTCTCGGGACCGGCCTCGCGGATCACCCCCGATCTGTTCCCCGTCTACGGCGAGAAGGCGCTGGCAGCGCGGGACACGATCGAGCGCTTCCTCTCCTGA
- a CDS encoding helix-turn-helix domain-containing protein produces MTAHKTDEHGPGFAAVAEPSSLAEVLASGLLAVPTVVSGDVSAARPVTATAVMMIPDIGPWLQRGLLLFTSTTVLDRLAVPIEDFLTRLDRQEISGLVIRLDAEHPLPPDIADDASFPILTTSQDVVVDHPLAHGLREMATAQVEAVLEADHLRRGLFDIVMAGGGHKALAEGISRELGGAVLITTPDGRQTCRVGKESDFEWLASTDAVDPTGRVRTDSLEGGLGLHRFGDEYVAIAAISANGIDHGRLVFFCPARDLSAADQFLVEQAATVCALVVSRELAVSAVEEKHRANFVRDLLRGRAGEPEQVIVHAQMFGWNLDRPVVVVAVEPDRVEDDSPGTPARLPVVERQARAFAGALAGRDAGASVTALATETVVLMGQGTDTMSLVHELVAQVRGAGGGGRRPFGVGVSRASSSTDDLPTLYAQARTALEVGRKISGPWAVTHFDDLGVYRLLSLVEDTEELESFARETLKELTDDTAEAQDMCRTLEVLLATNINIAEAARQLHFHYNTLRYRVAKLEKILGPFTEQPELRLDLSLALKIIAMRGIDS; encoded by the coding sequence GTGACGGCGCACAAGACGGACGAGCACGGACCCGGCTTCGCTGCCGTGGCCGAACCGTCGTCGCTCGCCGAGGTCCTCGCCTCCGGACTCCTCGCCGTGCCGACGGTGGTCTCCGGCGACGTCTCGGCGGCTCGCCCGGTCACCGCGACCGCCGTGATGATGATCCCGGACATCGGGCCGTGGTTGCAGCGGGGACTGCTGCTGTTCACCTCGACCACCGTCCTCGACCGCCTCGCGGTGCCGATCGAGGACTTCCTGACCCGCCTCGATCGGCAGGAGATCTCGGGACTGGTGATCCGTCTCGACGCGGAGCACCCGCTGCCTCCGGACATCGCCGACGACGCGTCCTTCCCGATCCTGACGACCTCGCAGGACGTCGTCGTGGATCATCCGCTCGCGCACGGTCTCCGCGAGATGGCCACCGCCCAGGTCGAAGCCGTGCTGGAGGCCGATCACCTCCGGCGTGGTCTGTTCGACATCGTCATGGCGGGCGGCGGGCACAAGGCGCTCGCAGAGGGTATCTCCCGCGAACTCGGCGGCGCGGTGCTGATCACCACCCCCGACGGCCGTCAGACCTGCCGGGTCGGAAAGGAATCCGACTTCGAGTGGCTCGCGTCGACGGACGCGGTGGATCCCACGGGGCGGGTGCGGACCGATTCGCTCGAGGGCGGCCTGGGTCTGCACCGTTTCGGTGACGAGTACGTGGCGATCGCTGCGATCTCGGCCAACGGCATCGACCACGGGCGGCTCGTGTTCTTCTGCCCCGCGCGCGACCTCTCGGCAGCGGACCAGTTCCTCGTCGAACAGGCGGCGACGGTGTGTGCGCTCGTCGTCAGCCGCGAGCTCGCGGTCTCGGCTGTCGAGGAGAAACACCGGGCCAACTTCGTGCGGGATCTGTTGCGAGGCCGCGCCGGTGAACCCGAACAGGTGATCGTGCACGCGCAGATGTTCGGCTGGAATCTGGATCGTCCCGTGGTGGTGGTCGCCGTCGAACCCGACCGGGTGGAGGACGATTCGCCGGGAACCCCGGCCCGGTTGCCCGTGGTGGAACGACAGGCCCGGGCGTTCGCGGGGGCCCTGGCCGGCCGCGATGCGGGAGCATCCGTCACGGCACTGGCGACCGAGACGGTCGTGCTCATGGGGCAGGGCACCGACACCATGTCCCTCGTGCACGAACTCGTCGCCCAGGTGCGGGGCGCCGGTGGAGGAGGCCGGCGTCCGTTCGGGGTCGGGGTCTCGCGGGCCTCGTCGTCGACCGACGACCTGCCCACCCTCTATGCGCAGGCGCGCACGGCACTCGAGGTGGGGCGCAAGATCTCCGGACCGTGGGCGGTGACCCATTTCGACGATCTGGGGGTGTACCGGCTGCTGAGCCTGGTCGAGGACACCGAGGAGCTCGAGTCCTTCGCTCGCGAGACGCTCAAGGAGCTGACCGACGACACGGCCGAGGCACAGGACATGTGCCGTACCCTCGAGGTGCTCCTCGCCACCAACATCAACATCGCAGAAGCAGCCCGCCAGTTGCATTTCCATTACAACACCCTGCGTTATCGCGTGGCGAAACTCGAAAAGATCCTCGGCCCGTTCACCGAACAACCCGAACTGCGGCTGGATCTTTCGCTGGCGCTGAAGATCATCGCGATGCGTGGAATCGACTCCTGA
- a CDS encoding alpha/beta fold hydrolase produces MAAPTSRTDRNTISRVTVVADDGVPLAATVTGPPDADMTLVCLHGHCQDSASWSPACDLVTVPGIRVIRYDQRGYGRSGTSDTVSSSVSAMADDLDAVLRTLAPDGPVVLAGYSMGGMVALAYARRHSDAVGTRVVGAGLFATAASGLAEEGIGRCLRHPATTIVHRAVSRAPRMMELSKRAGGRVCTVAARRRPPESWLRLLGSALSHETSIVTWSRLLSDVAVLDESAALAVLSRVPAVVAAGTEDVFVPLSLSEAMAARLPRATLVRFDGVGHRVLADRPDEVARALSGLLERVRAQREETSAAAC; encoded by the coding sequence ATGGCCGCACCGACATCGAGGACGGACCGGAACACGATCTCCCGGGTCACGGTGGTCGCCGACGACGGGGTGCCGCTGGCGGCCACCGTGACCGGACCACCGGACGCGGATATGACGCTCGTATGCCTGCACGGGCACTGCCAGGACTCGGCAAGCTGGTCTCCCGCCTGCGATCTAGTGACCGTGCCAGGCATCCGCGTCATCCGCTACGACCAGCGGGGATACGGCCGGTCCGGGACGAGCGACACCGTCTCGAGCAGCGTGTCCGCGATGGCCGACGACCTCGACGCGGTGCTCCGCACCCTCGCACCCGACGGGCCCGTGGTGCTGGCCGGGTACTCGATGGGCGGCATGGTCGCCCTCGCCTACGCGCGCCGCCACTCCGACGCCGTCGGTACCCGGGTGGTGGGAGCCGGCCTGTTCGCCACCGCCGCCTCGGGACTCGCCGAGGAGGGGATCGGGCGCTGTCTGCGGCATCCCGCGACCACGATCGTGCACCGCGCGGTGTCGCGCGCCCCACGCATGATGGAACTGTCGAAGCGCGCCGGCGGCCGCGTGTGCACGGTCGCCGCCCGTCGCCGGCCGCCGGAGTCCTGGCTGAGGCTCCTCGGGTCGGCGCTGTCGCACGAGACCTCGATCGTGACCTGGTCGCGGCTGCTGTCGGACGTCGCGGTCCTCGACGAGTCCGCCGCCCTCGCCGTGCTGTCGCGGGTGCCGGCGGTCGTCGCGGCAGGTACGGAGGACGTCTTCGTGCCCCTGTCGTTGTCGGAGGCGATGGCCGCTCGGCTCCCCCGCGCGACCCTGGTGCGCTTCGACGGGGTCGGTCACCGGGTGCTCGCCGACCGGCCCGACGAGGTCGCCCGCGCACTGTCCGGTCTGCTCGAGCGGGTCCGGGCTCAGCGGGAGGAGACCAGTGCGGCGGCCTGCTGA
- a CDS encoding acyl-CoA synthetase, which yields MTTTTPRPLLTSLTESGASGDDRRAVRVGDVSLTRSELIAAAAAVADEVAGSSRVAIDATASIETVIATTGCLMAGVAAVPVPPDSGPAERAHILKDSGAQVWLGTAPEDVTLPAIPVDASARSSSSHAEADPGSAAMIMYTSGTTGAPKGVVLSRSAVAAGLDGLAEAWNWTSDDTLVHGLPLFHVHGLILGVVGALRQGSPLVHTVRPKPEAYAAAGGSLYFGVPTVWSRVVADESSARALSSARLLVSGSAPLPVPVFERMLALTGSAPIERYGMSETIITISTRHDGERRPGWVGLPIDGVSTRLRDQAGNLVAHDGETLGQLEVSGATLFDGYLNNPEKTAESMTEDGWFKTGDIAVIDDRGFHRIVGRESVDMIKSGGYRIGAGEVEHALLNHPGVQEAAVVGVPDDDLGQRIVAYVVGDLRDPSELSDFVAQTLSVHKRPREIRNVDSLPRNAMGKVQKKLLVEEHLAGR from the coding sequence ATGACCACCACCACGCCCCGGCCGTTGCTGACCTCGCTCACCGAATCCGGAGCAAGCGGCGACGACCGCAGGGCCGTCCGCGTCGGAGACGTCTCGCTCACCCGATCCGAACTGATCGCGGCCGCCGCCGCAGTGGCCGACGAGGTTGCCGGTTCCTCACGGGTCGCCATCGACGCCACCGCGAGCATCGAGACGGTGATCGCCACGACTGGATGCCTCATGGCCGGTGTGGCCGCGGTGCCCGTGCCGCCGGATTCCGGCCCGGCCGAACGCGCCCATATCCTGAAGGACTCGGGTGCGCAGGTGTGGCTCGGCACTGCCCCCGAAGACGTCACCCTCCCCGCCATCCCGGTCGACGCGAGCGCGCGTTCGTCGTCCTCACACGCCGAGGCCGATCCGGGCAGCGCCGCGATGATCATGTACACCTCCGGAACCACCGGCGCCCCCAAGGGAGTCGTGCTCTCGCGGTCCGCCGTAGCGGCCGGTCTCGACGGCCTCGCCGAGGCGTGGAACTGGACGTCCGATGACACTCTCGTCCACGGGCTTCCGCTGTTCCACGTCCACGGACTCATCCTCGGTGTCGTCGGCGCGCTCCGGCAGGGCTCGCCGCTCGTGCACACCGTGCGGCCGAAGCCCGAAGCCTATGCAGCAGCGGGTGGTTCGCTGTACTTCGGTGTTCCCACCGTGTGGTCGCGGGTCGTCGCCGACGAATCCTCCGCTCGCGCACTGTCGTCCGCGCGCCTCCTCGTGTCGGGCAGTGCACCCCTGCCCGTGCCGGTCTTCGAGCGCATGCTCGCCCTCACCGGCTCCGCGCCGATCGAGCGGTACGGGATGAGCGAAACGATCATCACGATCAGCACCCGCCACGACGGTGAGCGCCGGCCCGGCTGGGTGGGACTGCCGATCGACGGGGTCTCCACCCGCCTGCGCGACCAGGCCGGCAACCTCGTGGCGCACGACGGTGAAACCCTGGGCCAGCTGGAGGTTTCCGGCGCAACCCTGTTCGACGGCTATCTGAACAACCCGGAGAAGACCGCCGAATCGATGACCGAGGACGGCTGGTTCAAGACCGGCGACATCGCCGTGATCGACGACCGGGGCTTCCACCGCATCGTCGGCCGCGAATCGGTCGACATGATCAAGTCCGGTGGCTACCGCATCGGCGCCGGCGAGGTCGAGCACGCCCTGCTGAACCACCCCGGTGTGCAGGAGGCCGCGGTGGTGGGTGTGCCGGACGACGATCTCGGACAGCGGATCGTCGCCTACGTCGTCGGGGATCTCCGTGATCCGAGCGAACTCTCGGACTTCGTCGCGCAGACCCTCTCGGTCCACAAGCGTCCCCGCGAGATCCGTAATGTCGACAGCCTGCCCCGCAACGCCATGGGCAAGGTGCAGAAGAAGCTCCTCGTCGAGGAGCACCTCGCCGGCAGATGA
- a CDS encoding amidase, whose amino-acid sequence MAADGRSSTLDVDDTGTWTGADAHSIATKVRRREVTARRVVEDHLALIADRNPRLTAIVTVAADRALAEADDLDRRLDSGGAAGPLAGVPFTVKDIVATAGVRTTAASWALSEHVPAVDAPAVAALRAAGAILVGKTNTPEFGTSGLTDNELFGPTVNPLGSPETPRSPGGSSGGEAAAIASGMSVLGLGTDFGGSVRWPAHCTGLCSIRPTPGRVSADGQYPGVLDGGHVRANPVTVHGTLQTVGPMARNLADLTLALRVISQPHLAWTDPADVDVDRLRIGWAPGEGTVPVDEDIVTVVRESARRLGAVPYRGTALAEGNDLFGRLRATQTHVDIEVLGGADRFGAAVRDLLANAGRAGQREVEDLWAERTRLVHRLLDEMGDVLVLPVASIGAPPLEADRFGVGDRLLTWQEALASCRTISVTGFPSVVVPVGATRDGMPVGVQVVARPFQDHVALAVAARL is encoded by the coding sequence GTGGCGGCAGACGGTCGTTCCTCCACGCTCGACGTCGACGACACCGGCACGTGGACCGGTGCGGACGCGCACTCGATCGCCACGAAGGTGCGGCGACGCGAGGTCACCGCACGGCGGGTCGTCGAGGACCATCTCGCGCTGATCGCCGACCGGAATCCCCGGCTCACCGCGATCGTCACCGTCGCCGCGGACCGCGCGCTCGCCGAAGCCGACGACCTCGACCGCCGGCTCGACAGCGGGGGTGCGGCCGGTCCACTCGCCGGGGTGCCGTTCACCGTCAAGGACATCGTCGCGACGGCCGGAGTGCGCACGACGGCCGCCTCGTGGGCACTGAGCGAGCACGTCCCCGCCGTCGACGCCCCCGCGGTCGCGGCGCTGCGGGCGGCCGGGGCGATCCTCGTCGGCAAGACCAACACCCCCGAATTCGGCACCTCCGGGCTCACCGACAACGAGCTGTTCGGTCCCACCGTGAACCCCCTCGGCAGCCCGGAGACACCCCGCTCACCCGGCGGGTCGAGCGGCGGTGAAGCGGCCGCGATCGCGTCGGGTATGAGCGTCCTCGGCCTCGGCACCGATTTCGGCGGCTCCGTGCGCTGGCCCGCCCACTGCACCGGTCTGTGCTCGATCCGGCCCACCCCCGGGCGTGTATCCGCGGACGGCCAGTACCCCGGGGTGCTCGACGGTGGCCACGTGCGGGCCAACCCCGTCACGGTGCACGGGACGCTGCAGACCGTCGGTCCGATGGCCCGCAACCTCGCCGACCTCACCCTCGCCCTCCGGGTGATCTCCCAACCGCACCTCGCCTGGACCGATCCCGCCGACGTCGACGTGGACCGGCTCCGCATCGGCTGGGCGCCGGGGGAGGGCACCGTCCCCGTCGACGAGGACATCGTCACCGTCGTCCGGGAGAGCGCACGGCGACTCGGCGCCGTCCCCTACCGGGGAACGGCACTGGCCGAGGGCAACGACCTGTTCGGGCGGCTGCGGGCCACCCAGACCCACGTCGACATCGAGGTGCTCGGCGGCGCCGACCGGTTCGGTGCGGCCGTCCGCGACCTGCTCGCCAACGCCGGCCGGGCCGGGCAGCGGGAGGTCGAGGACCTCTGGGCCGAACGCACCCGCCTCGTCCACCGCCTGCTGGACGAGATGGGGGACGTGCTGGTGCTGCCGGTCGCGTCCATCGGAGCGCCACCGCTCGAGGCGGACCGCTTCGGTGTCGGAGACCGGCTGCTCACCTGGCAGGAGGCGCTGGCGAGCTGCCGCACGATCAGCGTCACCGGTTTCCCGTCCGTCGTCGTCCCCGTCGGCGCGACACGCGACGGCATGCCCGTCGGCGTGCAGGTCGTCGCCCGTCCCTTCCAAGACCATGTCGCGCTGGCCGTCGCCGCGCGCCTGTGA
- a CDS encoding XdhC family protein: MRDVLGELTRWFDDGEVFALATVVATWKSSPREPGAAMAVSGSGEVVGSVSGGCIEGALYDIAQDVLADGRGRTEVFRVTDDDAFGVSLTCGGTIEVFVQRVDRAGYPEFAEVARRIEAGEPVAVVTDRGSDPVRHRIVALDGDFGHGPDAEVRLRLGQGESEVYVDGDHIVELFAPRPRMYVFGAIDFASALCSLGRFAGYRVTVIDARPVFATAARFPDADEIVVAWPHVVLDSAPVDASTVIAVLTHDEKFDIPLLERALRCDAGYVGAMGSRATHERRIALLREAGLSSGELARLHSPIGLDLGARTPEETAVSILAEVLVSTRGATGRSLATLRGPIHRIPAGRRARPAACPPTVDGVAAAL, encoded by the coding sequence GTGCGAGACGTTCTCGGCGAGTTGACGCGGTGGTTCGACGACGGTGAGGTGTTCGCGCTCGCGACCGTCGTGGCCACCTGGAAGTCGTCCCCGCGCGAGCCCGGGGCCGCGATGGCCGTGTCCGGGTCCGGCGAGGTGGTCGGCAGCGTCTCGGGCGGGTGCATCGAGGGGGCGCTGTACGACATCGCCCAGGACGTGCTCGCCGACGGCCGCGGCCGCACCGAGGTCTTCCGCGTCACCGACGACGATGCCTTCGGGGTGAGCCTGACCTGCGGGGGCACCATCGAGGTGTTCGTGCAGCGCGTCGACCGCGCCGGTTATCCGGAGTTCGCGGAGGTGGCGCGGCGGATCGAGGCGGGGGAGCCGGTCGCGGTGGTGACGGACCGTGGCAGCGATCCCGTCCGCCACCGCATCGTCGCCCTCGACGGGGATTTCGGGCACGGGCCCGACGCGGAGGTCCGTCTCCGTCTCGGACAGGGCGAGTCGGAGGTCTATGTCGACGGCGACCACATCGTCGAGCTCTTCGCGCCGCGTCCGCGGATGTACGTCTTCGGGGCCATCGACTTCGCGTCCGCTCTGTGCTCCTTGGGCCGCTTCGCCGGATACCGGGTGACGGTGATCGACGCCCGGCCGGTCTTCGCCACCGCGGCCCGTTTCCCGGATGCCGACGAGATCGTGGTGGCCTGGCCGCACGTCGTCCTCGACTCGGCGCCCGTCGACGCGAGCACCGTGATCGCGGTGCTCACCCACGACGAGAAGTTCGACATCCCGTTGCTCGAGCGGGCGTTGCGCTGCGACGCCGGCTACGTCGGGGCGATGGGGAGTCGTGCGACCCACGAGCGCCGGATCGCGCTGCTGCGCGAGGCGGGGTTGTCGTCGGGTGAGCTGGCGCGGCTGCACTCACCCATCGGTCTCGATCTGGGGGCGCGTACCCCGGAGGAGACCGCCGTGTCGATCCTCGCCGAGGTTCTCGTGAGCACGCGCGGCGCGACCGGCCGCAGTCTCGCCACCCTGCGCGGCCCCATCCATCGCATCCCGGCCGGTCGCCGGGCCCGACCTGCGGCTTGTCCGCCGACCGTTGACGGTGTCGCAGCCGCCCTCTAG
- a CDS encoding helix-turn-helix domain-containing protein, with protein sequence MPPESEHSVQCHLDRLLAERGMTLTELADKVGVSVVNLSVLKNGRARAIRFSTLTALCRVLDCSVGELLSVD encoded by the coding sequence ATGCCACCGGAATCCGAACACTCCGTGCAGTGCCACCTCGACCGGCTGCTGGCCGAGCGGGGCATGACGCTGACCGAACTGGCCGACAAGGTGGGAGTGAGCGTGGTGAACCTGTCCGTGCTCAAGAACGGACGGGCCCGCGCGATCCGCTTCTCGACCCTCACCGCCCTGTGCCGAGTACTGGACTGCTCTGTGGGCGAACTGCTCTCGGTGGACTGA
- a CDS encoding MFS transporter, with product MLPSWARLAFAVFAVSWGANQFAPMQLVYRDELGLGSGSFTAMLGSYVLGLIPALLWFGRLADRIGRRPVIRAMIPVSVLSSIVLLLGTDVPALLYLGRILAGLASGMAFGPGTAWMKELSGGPGVGARRAAVSLSAGFGSGALFAGLLAQWLPAPGRVPYLVHIALMLVALVLVWAVPDAHRPRAVRGSWRLSAFSSRRFRWGVVPWAPWVFGCATVSFATMPPIVSDRVDGVAVAFTGVVAALTLLTGALIQPVARRITRHGEERGVRAGVGLGVLGFTCGGVAVLVDGPAAVIAVLVTAVFLGGGYGMLLVSGLVTVENLAPPEELAQTVAVFYCLIYLGFAVPFLISLAAPHIGFVACFAVAVVLLVLALVPGRVRDDQQAAALVSSR from the coding sequence ATGTTGCCGTCCTGGGCTCGTCTCGCGTTCGCCGTCTTCGCGGTGAGCTGGGGTGCCAACCAGTTCGCACCGATGCAGCTGGTCTACCGCGACGAGCTGGGGCTCGGCAGCGGATCGTTCACCGCGATGCTCGGCTCCTACGTGCTGGGTCTGATCCCCGCGCTGCTGTGGTTCGGCCGGCTCGCCGATCGGATCGGCCGGCGTCCCGTGATCCGGGCGATGATCCCGGTGAGCGTGCTGTCGTCGATCGTGCTGCTCCTGGGCACGGATGTGCCCGCCCTGCTGTATCTGGGACGGATCCTCGCCGGTCTGGCCTCCGGCATGGCGTTCGGGCCGGGCACGGCCTGGATGAAGGAACTCAGTGGAGGACCGGGCGTGGGTGCGCGCCGGGCCGCGGTGTCGCTGTCGGCGGGCTTCGGCAGCGGCGCCCTGTTCGCCGGGCTCCTCGCGCAGTGGCTGCCTGCCCCGGGCCGCGTGCCCTATCTGGTGCACATCGCCTTGATGCTCGTCGCGCTGGTGCTGGTGTGGGCCGTGCCCGACGCGCACCGGCCCCGTGCAGTACGGGGATCGTGGCGGCTGTCCGCGTTCTCCTCGCGACGCTTCCGGTGGGGTGTCGTCCCGTGGGCACCGTGGGTCTTCGGCTGCGCGACCGTCTCGTTCGCGACGATGCCCCCGATCGTGTCGGACCGGGTGGACGGTGTGGCGGTCGCATTCACAGGGGTGGTCGCCGCGCTGACCCTGCTGACCGGTGCACTGATCCAGCCCGTGGCACGACGCATCACCCGGCACGGTGAGGAGCGCGGTGTGCGGGCCGGGGTGGGACTCGGGGTGCTGGGCTTCACGTGCGGCGGCGTCGCCGTGCTCGTGGACGGTCCCGCCGCGGTGATCGCCGTGCTCGTCACCGCGGTGTTCCTCGGTGGCGGTTACGGGATGCTGCTGGTCTCCGGTCTCGTCACCGTCGAGAACCTGGCACCGCCGGAGGAGCTGGCCCAGACCGTCGCCGTCTTCTACTGCCTGATCTACCTGGGCTTCGCGGTGCCGTTCCTGATCTCGCTCGCCGCACCCCACATCGGTTTCGTGGCGTGCTTCGCCGTCGCGGTGGTGCTGCTGGTCCTCGCCCTCGTCCCCGGCAGGGTGCGCGACGATCAGCAGGCCGCCGCACTGGTCTCCTCCCGCTGA
- a CDS encoding MOSC domain-containing protein, with translation MRIDQLWRYPVKSFGGERIDVAAIEADGLRGDHLWALVDAESGNIASAKRFRRYGLLLTCSARLLSDDDPRDPAALELTLADGTVVRGDDPEVDDLLSKLVGHDVRLEPRDRTYDEAPLHLVSRSAVEALGTGDPTDVALRRFRPQLVIDTPDTTGFVEDEWIGRRVSVGSAVLEPHKRTARCVMVTLPHQEVPARREMLREVTAAHQVPNTSEGKPMPCIGVYASVPTPGDVTVGDSVRIA, from the coding sequence GTGCGTATCGATCAGTTGTGGCGTTATCCGGTGAAGTCGTTCGGGGGTGAACGGATCGACGTCGCAGCGATCGAAGCGGACGGCCTGCGCGGCGATCACCTGTGGGCGCTGGTCGACGCCGAATCCGGAAACATCGCGAGTGCGAAGCGGTTCCGCCGATACGGACTGTTGCTGACCTGCTCCGCGCGACTTCTGAGCGACGACGATCCCCGCGACCCGGCGGCACTCGAACTGACGCTGGCCGACGGCACGGTGGTGCGCGGCGACGATCCCGAGGTCGACGACCTGCTGTCGAAGCTGGTCGGTCACGACGTGCGGCTCGAACCGCGCGACCGCACCTACGACGAGGCGCCGTTGCATCTCGTCTCCCGCTCCGCCGTCGAGGCGCTCGGCACCGGCGACCCCACCGATGTCGCGTTGCGGCGGTTCCGGCCGCAGCTGGTCATCGACACTCCGGACACGACCGGTTTCGTGGAGGACGAATGGATCGGTCGACGGGTGTCGGTGGGCTCGGCAGTCCTCGAACCGCACAAGCGCACCGCGCGGTGCGTCATGGTGACGCTCCCCCATCAGGAGGTACCCGCGCGGCGCGAGATGTTGCGGGAGGTGACGGCGGCCCACCAGGTGCCGAATACGTCGGAGGGCAAGCCGATGCCGTGCATCGGCGTGTACGCGTCCGTCCCGACACCCGGCGACGTCACCGTCGGCGACTCCGTGCGCATCGCCTAG
- a CDS encoding LLM class F420-dependent oxidoreductase, translating to MTENTTRRWGLTVPLDGIPLPDQRRIIEELPDLGYTDVWSSEAGAADAFTPLTLASVWAPSLRLGTAIVPVYTRGPATLAMSAASLAAAAPGRFVLGVGTSSDVIVEKWNGIPFEEPFKRARDTLKFLRAALAGEKVTEKYDTFAVDGFRAGIVPDPAPPVLLAALRPGMLRLAGREADGAIINWLSADDVRTVAPYVREGGENKEIVARIFVLPGLDTDTARAIGRRMIAAYMNVPVYRAFHEFLGRSEDFAGMWKLWAEGDRKGALDAIPDHVVDDLVVHGEPEACREKVERYVEAGVTTPAIALVPSGDPAPMIRALAPR from the coding sequence ATGACGGAGAACACGACACGACGCTGGGGCCTGACCGTCCCGCTCGACGGCATCCCCCTGCCCGACCAGCGACGCATCATCGAAGAGCTCCCCGACCTCGGGTACACGGACGTGTGGTCGTCCGAGGCCGGCGCTGCCGACGCGTTCACCCCGCTCACCCTCGCGAGCGTGTGGGCGCCCTCGCTGCGGCTGGGCACCGCGATCGTCCCGGTCTACACCCGCGGTCCCGCCACCCTGGCGATGTCGGCGGCGAGTCTGGCCGCCGCCGCGCCCGGCCGCTTCGTGCTCGGCGTCGGTACCTCCTCCGACGTCATCGTGGAGAAGTGGAACGGCATCCCCTTCGAGGAGCCGTTCAAGCGGGCCCGCGACACCCTGAAATTCCTGCGCGCAGCCCTGGCGGGGGAGAAGGTCACCGAGAAGTACGACACCTTCGCCGTCGACGGTTTCCGCGCCGGCATCGTGCCCGACCCGGCGCCGCCGGTGCTGCTGGCGGCCCTGCGGCCCGGCATGTTGCGCCTCGCCGGCCGCGAGGCCGACGGTGCCATCATCAACTGGCTGTCCGCCGACGACGTCCGCACCGTCGCGCCCTACGTCCGAGAGGGCGGCGAGAACAAGGAGATCGTCGCGCGCATCTTCGTGCTTCCCGGCCTCGACACCGACACCGCCCGCGCGATCGGCCGGCGCATGATCGCCGCCTACATGAACGTCCCCGTCTACCGGGCGTTCCACGAATTCCTCGGCCGATCGGAGGATTTCGCCGGTATGTGGAAGTTGTGGGCGGAAGGCGACCGCAAGGGTGCCCTCGACGCCATCCCGGACCACGTGGTCGACGATCTCGTCGTCCACGGTGAACCGGAGGCGTGCCGGGAGAAGGTGGAACGCTACGTCGAGGCCGGGGTGACCACACCGGCGATCGCACTGGTGCCCTCCGGCGATCCGGCCCCGATGATCCGCGCCCTCGCCCCGCGCTGA